In a genomic window of Apteryx mantelli isolate bAptMan1 chromosome 2, bAptMan1.hap1, whole genome shotgun sequence:
- the HEY1 gene encoding hairy/enhancer-of-split related with YRPW motif protein 1 codes for MKRAHPEFSSSDSEELDEAVEVEKESADENGNLSSAPGSMSPATTSQILARKRRRGIIEKRRRDRINNSLSELRRLVPSAFEKQGSAKLEKAEILQMTVDHLKMLHTAGGKGYFDAHALAMDYRSLGFRECLAEVARYLSIIEGLDASDPLRVRLVSHLNNYASQREAASSAHTGIGHIPWGSAFGHHSHISHPLLLPQNGHGNTSTTASSTEPHHQSRIPAPHAETSSLRVPPNGSVGPVLPVVTSTSKLSPPLLSSMASLSAFPFSFSSFHLLTPNVLSPSAPTQSANLGKPYRPWGTEIGAF; via the exons ATGAAGCGGGCGCACCCCGAGTTCAGCTCGTCGGACAGCGAGGAGCTGGACGAGGCCGTGGAAGTGGAGAAGGAGAGCGCGGACGAGAATGG gaacctcagCTCGGCCCCGGGCTCCATGTCTCCCGCCACCACCTCGCAGATCCTGGCCAGGAAGAGGCGCCGAGgg ATCATCGAGAAGCGCCGCCGCGATCGCATCAACAACAGCCTGTCCGAGCTGAGGAGGTTGGTGCCCAGCGCCTTTGAGAAGCAG GGATCAGCCAAGCTGGAAAAAGCTGAGATTCTGCAGATGACCGTTGACCATCTGAAAATGCTGCATACGGCAGGAGGGAAAG gttatTTTGATGCTCATGCTTTGGCAATGGACTATCGGAGTCTAGGGTTTCGAGAGTGCCTGGCTGAAGTAGCTCGATACCTTAGTATTATTGAGGGTCTGGACGCTTCTGACCCTCTGCGAGTTCGACTTGTGTCTCATCTCAATAATTATGCCTCTCAACGGGAAGCAGCAAGTAGTGCGCACACTGGCATTGGACACATTCCTTGGGGCAGTGCCTTTGGACATCACTCTCATATATCTCACCCGTTGCTGCTGCCTCAAAATGGGCATGGTAACACCAGTACCACAGCTTCTTCCACAGAACCACATCACCAGAGCAGAATTCCTGCACCACATGCTGAAACTTCCTCACTCAGAGTGCCCCCAAATGGCAGCGTTGGACCAGTGCTCCCTGTGGTCACATCTACTTCCAAActgtctcctcctcttctctcctccatgGCATCCCTGTCTGCGTTCCCCTTTTCATTCAGCTCTTTCCATCTGCTGACCCCTAATGTGCTGAGCCCGTCTGCACCAACGCAGTCAGCAAACCTTGGCAAACCATACAGACCATGGGGGACTGAGATTGGAGCCTTCTAA